One genomic window of Nicotiana sylvestris chromosome 10, ASM39365v2, whole genome shotgun sequence includes the following:
- the LOC104218524 gene encoding probable anion transporter 5, with product MGSSRFPKRFLIVVLTFICTSVCYIERVGFSIAYTAAADAAGVSQTSKGVILSTFFYGYACSQVPGGWAAQKIGGRRVLLLSFLLWSLTCAFVPLDPNRTMVLIIARLLVGMAQGFIFPSIHTVLAQWVPPHERSRSVSFTTSGMYLGAATGMLMLPSLVKYRGPQSVFLAEAALGAMWSLLWFCYAVDPPRSEHPKATASGFGESQLPTKGSSKMKVENGVHSTKSPAIPWKRIVMSLPVWAIVVNYFTFDYALYMLMNWLPTYFELGLEISLQEMGFSKMMPYFNMFIFSNIGGVIADHLVTRRILSITKTRKLLNTVGFVVASLALMALPYFRTSGGALFCSSVALGFLALGRSGFAVNYMDIAPRYAGIVMGISNTAGTLAGIIGVDLTGRLLEAAKDAQLDLTSPESWTAVFCIPGLLCIFSSFIFLALSTGERIFD from the coding sequence ATGGGCAGCAGTCGATTTCCAAAGCGCTTTTTAATTGTAGTTTTGACCTTCATCTGCACTTCTGTCTGCTACATAGAGCGGGTGGGCTTTTCTATTGCGTATACTGCTGCTGCTGATGCTGCAGGAGTAAGTCAGACTAGCAAAGGTGTAATTCTGTCAACCTTTTTCTATGGATATGCGTGCTCACAAGTACCTGGTGGTTGGGCAGCTCAAAAAATTGGTGGACGGCGTGTCCTCctcctttcttttctcttatgGTCTTTGACATGTGCTTTTGTACCACTTGACCCGAACCGAACGATGGTCCTGATAATAGCCCGCTTGCTCGTTGGTATGGCCCAAGGTTTCATTTTCCCGTCCATCCACACTGTCCTCGCACAGTGGGTACCACCACATGAAAGATCAAGATCTGTTTCCTTTACTACTTCTGGAATGTACTTAGGTGCAGCTACAGGAATGCTTATGCTTCCCAGTCTGGTGAAGTATAGGGGTCCTCAATCTGTGTTTCTTGCTGAAGCGGCTTTAGGTGCAATGTGGTCTCTTCTCTGGTTCTGTTATGCAGTTGATCCACCTCGTTCTGAGCATCCAAAAGCAACTGCTTCGGGCTTTGGGGAATCCCAGCTACCCACGAAAGGAAGTTCAAAGATGAAAGTAGAGAATGGAGTACATTCCACCAAAAGTCCAGCTATCCCATGGAAACGAATTGTCATGAGCTTACCAGTTTGGGCAATTGTTGTGAATTATTTCACCTTTGATTATGCTCTTTATATGCTCATGAACTGGCTTCCTACATACTTTGAATTGGGTCTCGAGATCAGCCTTCAAGAAATGGGGTTTTCCAAGATGATGCCCTACTTTAACATGTTTATATTCTCAAACATTGGTGGAGTGATTGCGGATCACTTGGTCACAAGGAGAATCTTGTCTATAACTAAAACCAGAAAGCTTTTAAACACAGTGGGTTTTGTTGTAGCTTCTCTTGCATTGATGGCTCTTCCTTACTTTAGAACATCTGGCGGGGCTCTATTTTGTTCCTCCGTGGCTCTTGGTTTCTTGGCGTTAGGAAGATCGGGGTTCGCAGTTAATTACATGGATATAGCTCCAAGGTATGCTGGAATTGTTATGGGAATTTCAAATACAGCTGGTACGTTAGCTGGCATCATTGGAGTTGATCTCACTGGTCGACTACTGGAAGCTGCTAAAGACGCTCAGTTGGATCTCACAAGTCCAGAAAGCTGGACAGCAGTGTTTTGCATTCCGGGATTGCTCTGCATTTTtagttcttttatttttctagcaTTGTCAACAGGCGAGAGAATTTTCGACTAA
- the LOC104218533 gene encoding uncharacterized protein isoform X1 yields the protein MKSLMFLKMLGLVFFALLFGGVMCKECTNIPTQLSSHSLRYELLSSKNESWKEEMYSHYHLTPTDDSAWSNLLPRKMLKEEEEFDWVMMYRKIKNSGGVKGIDGLLNEVSLNDVRLEPNSIHGIAQQTNLEYLLLLDVDSLVWSFRKTAGLDTPGQPYGGWEGPNVELRGHFVGHYLSASAQMWASTHNDSLKQKMSAVVSALSDCQEKMGSGYLSAFPSELFDRFEAIKPVWAPYYTIHKILAGLLDQYMLAGSDQALKMTNWMAEYFYNRVQNVISKYTIERHWRSLNEETGGMNDVLYKLYSVTGNSKHLVLAHLFDKPCFLGLLALKADDISGFHANTHIPVVIGSQLRYEITGDPLYKEIGTYFMDIVNASHSYATGGTSVGEFWSDPKRLASTLQTENEESCTTYNMLKVSRHLFRWTKEMAYADYYERALTNGVLSIQRGRDPGVMIYMLPLLRGGSKARSYHGWGTQFDSFWCCYGTGIESFSKLGDSIYFEEKGNTPSLYIIQYIPSSLGWKSGQVLVNQKIEPVVSWDNRLQVTITISSNGQATGVSSTLNLRIPSWTYSSGAKATLNGKDLSLPTPGNFLSITKNWGQGDKITLELPMSLRTEAIKDDRPEYASVQAILYGPYLLAGHSSGDWDIETKSITDLSDVITVIPADYNSQLISLMQESVNATFVLTNSNQSIQMEKFPEAGTDAAVSATFRLISLNMSSVKLSERKDYIGNQVMLEPFDFPGMFISHQGQEQSLGIAASSDEGGSLFRLTVGLDGKDDTVSLESESQKGCFIYTGVGYKSSSTVKLSCNSESSDAGFKQAASFKLGNGINEYHPISFVAKGAKRNFVLAPLLSLRDESYTVYFNIQS from the exons ATGAAGTCTTTAATGTTCTTGAAAATGTTGGGGTTGGTGTTTTTTGCTTTGTTATTTGGTGGTGTTATGTGTAAGGAATGTACTAACATTCCAACTCAATTATCATCACATTCACTCAGATATGAGTTATTATCATCAAAGAATGAATCTTGGAAAGAAGAGATGTATTCTCATTACCATTTGACCCCTACCGATGATTCGGCCTGGTCTAATTTGCTTCCTAGGAAGATGTTGAAGGAGGAGGAAGAATTTGATTGGGTGATGATGTATAGAAAGATAAAGAATTCTGGTGGTGTTAAAGGGATTGATGGTTTATTGAATGAGGTTTCACTTAATGATGTGAGATTAGAACCAAATTCAATACATGGAATAGCTCAGCAGACTAATTTGGAGTATTTGTTGCTGTTGGATGTTGATAGTTTGGTATGGAGTTTTAGGAAAACAGCTGGTTTGGATACTCCTGGTCAACCTTATGGAGGTTGGGAAGGTCCAAATGTCGAGCTTCGCGGTCATTTTGTTG GTCATTACCTTAGCGCCTCGGCACAGATGTGGGCTAGCACTCATAATGACAGCCTCAAACAGAAGATGTCTGCTGTTGTTTCTGCACTTTCTGACTGTCAAGAGAAAATGGGATCAGGTTATCTATCTGCTTTCCCTTCTGAACTTTTCGACCGTTTTGAAGCTATAAAACCAGTATGGGCACCATACTACACAATTCACAAG ATATTGGCAGGTCTGTTAGACCAGTATATGTTAGCTGGTAGCGATCAAGCTTTAAAAATGACTAATTGGATGGCCGAATACTTCTACAATCGAGTGCAGAATGTGATATCAAAGTATACCATTGAACGACACTGGCGATCTTTAAATGAAGAAACTGGTGGCATGAATGATGTTCTCTATAAGTTGTATAGTGTAACA GGTAATTCAAAGCATTTAGTGCTTGCTCACCTATTTGACAAACCTTGCTTTCTAGGGCTATTAGCTTTAAAG GCTGATGATATATCTGGTTTTCATGCCAATACACATATCCCGGTTGTTATTGGATCTCAACTGCGTTATGAAATTACTGGGGATCCCCTATATAAG GAAATTGGGACGTACTTTATGGATATCGTTAATGCTTCCCACAGCTACGCGACTGGTGGGACATCAGTTGGTGAGTTTTG GTCAGATCCAAAGCGGTTGGCAAGCACACTACAAACAGAAAATGAGGAATCATGTACAACCTATAACATGTTGAAG GTTTCCCGACACCTGTTCAGATGGACGAAAGAAATGGCATATGCTGATTATTATGAACGCGCATTAACAAATGGTGTACTCAGCATACAAAGGGGAAGAGATCCCGGAGTTATGATATATATGCTTCCTCTTCTTCGTGGTGGTTCTAAGGCTCGGAGCTACCACGGATGGGGAACACAGTTCGATTCTTTCTGGTGCTGCTATGGAACAG GAATTGAATCATTCTCCAAGTTGGGAGATTCTATATATTTCGAAGAGAAAGGGAATACGCCGAGCCTCTACATTATCCAGTATATACCTAGCTCTCTTGGTTGGAAGTCCGGGCAGGTATTGGTGAATCAGAAAATCGAGCCTGTTGTTTCGTGGGATAATCGCCTCCAAGTGACAATTACCATATCTTCAAACGGG CAGGCAACTGGTGTATCTTCAACATTGAACTTGAGAATACCAAGCTGGACATATTCAAGTGGTGCAAAGGCAACCTTAAATGGAAAGGATTTGTCTCTACCAACACCAG GTAACTTCCTATCAATCACTAAAAACTGGGGCCAAGGCGATAAAATCACTCTCGAGCTACCTATGAGTCTTAGAACCGAGGCCATTAAAG ATGATCGGCCTGAGTATGCATCTGTTCAGGCAATTCTCTACGGTCCATACCTTCTAGCTGGCCATTCTAGTGGTGATTGGGACATTGAAACAAAGTCAATCACTGATCTTTCGGACGTGATAACTGTCATTCCAGCCGACTATAATTCTCAGTTAATATCTCTTATGCAAGAATCTGTTAATGCAACATTTGTTCTTACTAACTCCAATCAGTCAATTCAAATGGAAAAGTTCCCAGAAGCTGGAACAGATGCTGCTGTTAGTGCTACATTCAGACTCATTTCACTTAACATGTCGTCTGTTAAGCTTTCAGAACGAAAAGATTACATCGGAAATCAAGTCATGTTAGAGCCATTTGATTTCCCTGGAATGTTCATATCTCATCAAGGGCAAGAACAAAGTCTTGGGATCGCTGCCTCCTCGGATGAGGGTGGTTCTTTGTTCCGTTTGACTGTTGGATTGGACGGGAAAGACGATACAGTTTCTCTTGAGTCTGAATCACAGAAAGGCTGTTTCATTTATACTGGTGTAGGTTACAAATCCAGTTCAACTGTCAAACTTAGCTGCAATTCGGAGTCCTCGGATGCTGGTTTCAAACAGGCAGCAAGCTTTAAATTGGGAAATGGCATTAATGAATATCATCCTATTAGTTTTGTGGCAAAAGGGGCAAAGAGAAACTTTGTTTTGGCACCATTACTTAGCTTGAGAGATGAATCTTATACTGTGTATTTCAACATTCAATCATAG
- the LOC104218533 gene encoding uncharacterized protein isoform X2, which translates to MKSLMFLKMLGLVFFALLFGGVMCKECTNIPTQLSSHSLRYELLSSKNESWKEEMYSHYHLTPTDDSAWSNLLPRKMLKEEEEFDWVMMYRKIKNSGGVKGIDGLLNEVSLNDVRLEPNSIHGIAQQTNLEYLLLLDVDSLVWSFRKTAGLDTPGQPYGGWEGPNVELRGHFVGHYLSASAQMWASTHNDSLKQKMSAVVSALSDCQEKMGSGYLSAFPSELFDRFEAIKPVWAPYYTIHKILAGLLDQYMLAGSDQALKMTNWMAEYFYNRVQNVISKYTIERHWRSLNEETGGMNDVLYKLYSVTGNSKHLVLAHLFDKPCFLGLLALKADDISGFHANTHIPVVIGSQLRYEITGDPLYKEIGTYFMDIVNASHSYATGGTSVGEFWSDPKRLASTLQTENEESCTTYNMLKVSRHLFRWTKEMAYADYYERALTNGVLSIQRGRDPGVMIYMLPLLRGGSKARSYHGWGTQFDSFWCCYGTGIESFSKLGDSIYFEEKGNTPSLYIIQYIPSSLGWKSGQVLVNQKIEPVVSWDNRLQVTITISSNGATGVSSTLNLRIPSWTYSSGAKATLNGKDLSLPTPGNFLSITKNWGQGDKITLELPMSLRTEAIKDDRPEYASVQAILYGPYLLAGHSSGDWDIETKSITDLSDVITVIPADYNSQLISLMQESVNATFVLTNSNQSIQMEKFPEAGTDAAVSATFRLISLNMSSVKLSERKDYIGNQVMLEPFDFPGMFISHQGQEQSLGIAASSDEGGSLFRLTVGLDGKDDTVSLESESQKGCFIYTGVGYKSSSTVKLSCNSESSDAGFKQAASFKLGNGINEYHPISFVAKGAKRNFVLAPLLSLRDESYTVYFNIQS; encoded by the exons ATGAAGTCTTTAATGTTCTTGAAAATGTTGGGGTTGGTGTTTTTTGCTTTGTTATTTGGTGGTGTTATGTGTAAGGAATGTACTAACATTCCAACTCAATTATCATCACATTCACTCAGATATGAGTTATTATCATCAAAGAATGAATCTTGGAAAGAAGAGATGTATTCTCATTACCATTTGACCCCTACCGATGATTCGGCCTGGTCTAATTTGCTTCCTAGGAAGATGTTGAAGGAGGAGGAAGAATTTGATTGGGTGATGATGTATAGAAAGATAAAGAATTCTGGTGGTGTTAAAGGGATTGATGGTTTATTGAATGAGGTTTCACTTAATGATGTGAGATTAGAACCAAATTCAATACATGGAATAGCTCAGCAGACTAATTTGGAGTATTTGTTGCTGTTGGATGTTGATAGTTTGGTATGGAGTTTTAGGAAAACAGCTGGTTTGGATACTCCTGGTCAACCTTATGGAGGTTGGGAAGGTCCAAATGTCGAGCTTCGCGGTCATTTTGTTG GTCATTACCTTAGCGCCTCGGCACAGATGTGGGCTAGCACTCATAATGACAGCCTCAAACAGAAGATGTCTGCTGTTGTTTCTGCACTTTCTGACTGTCAAGAGAAAATGGGATCAGGTTATCTATCTGCTTTCCCTTCTGAACTTTTCGACCGTTTTGAAGCTATAAAACCAGTATGGGCACCATACTACACAATTCACAAG ATATTGGCAGGTCTGTTAGACCAGTATATGTTAGCTGGTAGCGATCAAGCTTTAAAAATGACTAATTGGATGGCCGAATACTTCTACAATCGAGTGCAGAATGTGATATCAAAGTATACCATTGAACGACACTGGCGATCTTTAAATGAAGAAACTGGTGGCATGAATGATGTTCTCTATAAGTTGTATAGTGTAACA GGTAATTCAAAGCATTTAGTGCTTGCTCACCTATTTGACAAACCTTGCTTTCTAGGGCTATTAGCTTTAAAG GCTGATGATATATCTGGTTTTCATGCCAATACACATATCCCGGTTGTTATTGGATCTCAACTGCGTTATGAAATTACTGGGGATCCCCTATATAAG GAAATTGGGACGTACTTTATGGATATCGTTAATGCTTCCCACAGCTACGCGACTGGTGGGACATCAGTTGGTGAGTTTTG GTCAGATCCAAAGCGGTTGGCAAGCACACTACAAACAGAAAATGAGGAATCATGTACAACCTATAACATGTTGAAG GTTTCCCGACACCTGTTCAGATGGACGAAAGAAATGGCATATGCTGATTATTATGAACGCGCATTAACAAATGGTGTACTCAGCATACAAAGGGGAAGAGATCCCGGAGTTATGATATATATGCTTCCTCTTCTTCGTGGTGGTTCTAAGGCTCGGAGCTACCACGGATGGGGAACACAGTTCGATTCTTTCTGGTGCTGCTATGGAACAG GAATTGAATCATTCTCCAAGTTGGGAGATTCTATATATTTCGAAGAGAAAGGGAATACGCCGAGCCTCTACATTATCCAGTATATACCTAGCTCTCTTGGTTGGAAGTCCGGGCAGGTATTGGTGAATCAGAAAATCGAGCCTGTTGTTTCGTGGGATAATCGCCTCCAAGTGACAATTACCATATCTTCAAACGGG GCAACTGGTGTATCTTCAACATTGAACTTGAGAATACCAAGCTGGACATATTCAAGTGGTGCAAAGGCAACCTTAAATGGAAAGGATTTGTCTCTACCAACACCAG GTAACTTCCTATCAATCACTAAAAACTGGGGCCAAGGCGATAAAATCACTCTCGAGCTACCTATGAGTCTTAGAACCGAGGCCATTAAAG ATGATCGGCCTGAGTATGCATCTGTTCAGGCAATTCTCTACGGTCCATACCTTCTAGCTGGCCATTCTAGTGGTGATTGGGACATTGAAACAAAGTCAATCACTGATCTTTCGGACGTGATAACTGTCATTCCAGCCGACTATAATTCTCAGTTAATATCTCTTATGCAAGAATCTGTTAATGCAACATTTGTTCTTACTAACTCCAATCAGTCAATTCAAATGGAAAAGTTCCCAGAAGCTGGAACAGATGCTGCTGTTAGTGCTACATTCAGACTCATTTCACTTAACATGTCGTCTGTTAAGCTTTCAGAACGAAAAGATTACATCGGAAATCAAGTCATGTTAGAGCCATTTGATTTCCCTGGAATGTTCATATCTCATCAAGGGCAAGAACAAAGTCTTGGGATCGCTGCCTCCTCGGATGAGGGTGGTTCTTTGTTCCGTTTGACTGTTGGATTGGACGGGAAAGACGATACAGTTTCTCTTGAGTCTGAATCACAGAAAGGCTGTTTCATTTATACTGGTGTAGGTTACAAATCCAGTTCAACTGTCAAACTTAGCTGCAATTCGGAGTCCTCGGATGCTGGTTTCAAACAGGCAGCAAGCTTTAAATTGGGAAATGGCATTAATGAATATCATCCTATTAGTTTTGTGGCAAAAGGGGCAAAGAGAAACTTTGTTTTGGCACCATTACTTAGCTTGAGAGATGAATCTTATACTGTGTATTTCAACATTCAATCATAG
- the LOC138880402 gene encoding uncharacterized protein — protein MNGIVWIIDSGATDHMTSNRSLLFDIIIFLVPYLVSLPNGYKVKVTNGPSVRKLVVFGRLDNGFYKLFQHVTSPVESVNANSCSFIVSSLPIVSNNVVVDNSSLIHIYTWGPYSTPTHSGSKYFLTIVYDYTRATWIHLMGAKSNVLDLLKVFILMVETQFQTRVQTVRSDNALEDVTFHEHIFPFKSFIPSSPSLPSPLIPGHFSYDSPSPLSPSVPVSSPQFSLISTPPSPSPSFPNFTFSPSPISSSPFVLPSSPPPLRRSGRPHTVPSYLQDYVCLTLPLYVSILVPYSSESVPLNATTSQLHIPEPYTYSPAAAIPEWHEAMRKEFETLEANRTWDIIELPPGKKPIDRK, from the exons ATGAATGGCATTGTCTGGATAATAGACTCTGGAGCTACTGATCATATGACTTCCAATAGGAGTTTGCTTTTTGATATAATCATTTTTCTTGTTCCTTATCTTGTGTCTCTCCCAAATGGGTATAAAGTAAAGGTTACCAAT GGCCCTTCAGTGAGGAAGCTAGTGGTGTTTGGTAGACTGGACAATGGATTTTACAAGTTGTTTCAGCATGTAACTTCTCCTGTTGAGTCTGTTAATGCCAATTCTTGTTCTTTTATTGTTTCTTCTTTACCTATAGTGTCTAATAATGTTGTTGTTGACAATTCATCT CTTATTCACATATATACTTGGGGTCCTTACTCCACTCCTACTCACTCTGGTTCTAAATATTTCCTTACAATAGTATATGACTATACTAGGGCTACCTGGATACATCTGATGGGGGCAAAGAGCAATGTTTTAGATTTGTTAAAGGTTTTCATTCTTATGGTTGAAACACAATTTCAAACTAGAGTTCAGACTGTGAGAAGTGATAATGCTTTAGA AGATGTGACTTTTCATGAACATATTTTTCCCTTTAAATCTTTTATTCCTTCATCCCCTAGCTTGCCTTCTCCTCTCATTCCTGGCCATTTCTCTTATGATTCACCTTCTCCTTTATCTCCTTCTGTTCCTGTTTCTTCTCCCCAATTCTCTCTCATCTCTACTCCTCCTTCTCCTTCCCCAAGTTTCCCTAATTTCACTTTCTCTCCTTCCCCTAtctcctcttccccttttgttcTTCCTTCCTCTCCTCCTCCACTTAGAAGATCTGGTAGGCCTCATACTGTTCCTTCTTATCTTCAGGATTATGTATGCCTTACCCTTCCTCTTTATGTTTCTATCCTTGTTCCTTATAGTTCTGAGTCTGTTCCACTCAATGCAACCACTTCACAGCTCCACATTCCTGAGCCTTACACTTACTCTCCGGCTGCTGCTATCCCTGAGTGGCATGAGGCTATGAGAAAGGAGTTTGAGACTTTGGAGGCTAATAGAACTTGGGATATTATTGAGTTACCCCCTGGTAAGAAGCCTATAGACCGCAAATGA